A genomic window from Vitis riparia cultivar Riparia Gloire de Montpellier isolate 1030 chromosome 18, EGFV_Vit.rip_1.0, whole genome shotgun sequence includes:
- the LOC117907125 gene encoding allene oxide synthase 1, chloroplastic, protein MASPSLTFPSLQLQFPTHTKSSKPSKHKLIVRPIFASVSEKPSVPVSQSQVTPPGPIRKIPGDYGLPFIGPMKDRLDYFYNQGREEFFRSRAQKHQSTVFRSNMPPGPFISSNSKVIVLLDGKSFPVLFDVSKVEKKDVFTGTFMPSTEFTGGFRVLSYLDPSEPDHTKLKRLLFFLLQSSRDRVIPEFHSCFSELFETLESELAAKGKASFADPNDQASFNFLARALYGTKPTDTKLGTDGPGLITTWVVFQLSPILTLGLPKFIEEPLIHTFRLPAFLAKSSYQKLYDFFYDASTHVLDEGEKMGISREEACHNLLFATCFNSFGGMKIIFPTILKWVGRGGVKLHTQLAQEIRSVVKSNGGKVTMASMEQMPLMKSTVYEAFRIEPPVALQYGKAKQDLVIESHDSVFEVKEGEMLFGYQPFATKDPKIFERSEEFVPDRFVGEGEKLLKHVLWSNGPETENPTLGNKQCAGKDFVVLAARLFVVDLFLRYDSFDIEVGTSVLGSAINLTSLKRASF, encoded by the coding sequence ATGGCGTCCCCTTCTCTAACTTTCCCTTCCCTGCAACTACAATTCCCAACACACACAAAATCATCTAAGCCATCCAAGCATAAGCTCATTGTTCGCCCGATATTTGCCTCTGTTTCTGAGAAACCATCGGTACCGGTTTCTCAGTCTCAGGTGACGCCCCCCGGTCCAATCAGGAAAATTCCCGGAGATTATGGTCTCCCTTTCATCGGTCCCATGAAAGATCGTCTTGATTACTTCTATAATCAAGGCAGAGAAGAGTTCTTCAGGTCCAGAGCCCAGAAACACCAGTCAACCGTGTTCCGGTCCAACATGCCACCCGGACCTTTCATCTCCTCCAACTCCAAAGTCATCGTTTTACTGGATGGAAAGAGTTTTCCTGTACTCTTTGACGTTTCCAAAGTTGAAAAAAAGGACGTTTTCACCGGAACTTTCATGCCCTCCACCGAATTCACCGGCGGATTCAGAGTTCTTTCCTATCTTGATCCATCCGAGCCCGATCACACCAAACTCAAGCGCctcctcttcttcctcctccagTCCAGCCGCGACAGGGTCATCCCAGAGTTCCATTCCTGCTTCTCCGAGCTCTTCGAGACCCTTGAAAGCGAACTCGCAGCAAAAGGCAAAGCCAGTTTCGCCGACCCTAACGATCAGGCATCCTTCAACTTTCTTGCTCGCGCTCTCTACGGCACCAAGCCGACTGATACCAAACTGGGTACTGACGGGCCTGGCTTAATCACGACATGGGTTGTCTTCCAGTTGAGTCCCATCCTCACTTTAGGCCTACCCAAGTTTATAGAAGAACCCCTTATCCACACTTTTCGACTCCCGGCATTTCTGGCTAAATCAAGTTACCAGAAGCTCTATGACTTCTTCTACGACGCGTCAACTCATGTTCTGGACGAAGGTGAGAAGATGGGGATATCAAGAGAGGAAGCTTGCCACAACCTCCTTTTCGCCACGTGCTTTAATTCCTTCGGAGGGATGAAAATCATCTTTCCAACAATTCTCAAATGGGTCGGTCGAGGAGGAGTGAAACTGCACACCCAATTAGCCCAGGAGATTAGATCCGTCGTCAAATCCAACGGCGGAAAAGTGACCATGGCGTCCATGGAGCAGATGCCGCTGATGAAGTCTACCGTATACGAAGCCTTCCGGATCGAACCCCCTGTCGCATTGCAGTACGGCAAGGCGAAGCAGGATCTGGTGATCGAAAGCCACGACTCTGTTTTTGAAGTCAAAGAAGGTGAAATGTTGTTCGGGTACCAACCGTTCGCCACCAAAGACCCGAAAATCTTCGAACGATCCGAAGAGTTCGTGCCGGATCGGTTCGTGGGTGAGGGTGAGAAGCTGCTGAAGCACGTGCTCTGGTCAAACGGACCTGAAACCGAGAATCCAACCTTGGGGAATAAGCAGTGCGCAGGTAAAGACTTCGTGGTGCTGGCCGCCAGGCTATTTGTGGTGGATCTATTCCTGCGTTACGATTCCTTTGACATCGAGGTTGGCACGTCGGTGTTGGGTTCTGCCATCAATCTAACCTCCCTAAAGCGAGCCAGTTTTTGA